From the genome of Primulina eburnea isolate SZY01 chromosome 12, ASM2296580v1, whole genome shotgun sequence, one region includes:
- the LOC140808182 gene encoding rust resistance kinase Lr10-like isoform X2, whose product MSPIFRVLAFLLILCVRLGVRAADCMPTSCSRHGPIVRFPFRIKSRQPQHCGYDPSFDLYCNERDETVFKLPSLEMFSVDHIDYSSQTIRLRRNNTDQCNPQYYKFYSNLSASPFRPTPETPLIDYVMFNCSATNFQFSIYRVCLNESSYGIYAFPSDSYFDSFFFVSCIKLYKVSSAAVFVLYEKYIVLRWFEPVCGNCESRGKACSLKNYTGSKQFQCKPMEKQGNVSKRLLTSGEVLGSLLFVVTIACLYRLYGSIRTNKDHRMKIECFLEDYEALKPTRFSYSDIRKITNEFSEKLGEGGYGIVYKGKMPSEIYVAVKVLNNSQGNGEEFINEVGTIGRIHHVNVVRLLGYCADGFRRALVYEFLPNDSLEKFIFSEGPKRISLCREKIQDIALGVAKGIEYLHQGCDQQILHFDIKPNNILLDHNFNPKICDFGLAKLCSKEQSAVSMTAVRGTLGYIAPEVLSRTFGRVSYKSDVYSFGMLLLEMVGGRKNMDHTVNTSQMYFPQWIYDQLNREEISVHIEEEDDESKIARKLTIVGLWCIQWYPTDRPSMKSVVQMLEGDGNSLATPPNPFPATNTPKFTARTHQQTELEIIPELV is encoded by the exons ATGTCCCCTATATTCAGAGTTCTTGCATTCTTGTTGATTTTGTGTGTACGGCTCGGTGTCAGAGCTGCTGATTGTATGCCAACCAGTTGCTCTCGACATGGTCCGATAGTTCGATTTCCCTTCAGAATAAAATCTCGACAGCCACAGCATTGTGGGTATGACCCCAGTTTCGATTTATATTGCAATGAACGCGACGAAACTGTGTTCAAACTGCCTTCCTTGGAGATGTTTTCGGTGGATCACATTGACTATTCTTCTCAAACCATCAGACTTCGTAGGAATAATACCGACCAATGTAACCCTCAATACTACAAGTTTTATTCGAACTTATCTGCCTCTCCTTTTCGACCCACCCCAGAAACCCCGCTAATAGATTATGTTATGTTTAACTGCTCTGCCACAAATTTCCAGTTCTCCATCTACAGAGTGTGTCTAAATGAATCAAGCTATGGGATCTATGCCTTTCCCTCTGATTCGTACtttgattcttttttttttgtctctTGTATCAAACTTTATAAAGTATCATCGGCTGCAGTTTTTGTTTTGTACGAAAAATATATCGTTTTGAGGTGGTTTGAACCAGTTTGTGGCAATTGCGAATCTAGAGGGAAAGCATGCAGCTTGAAAAACTACACAGGAAGCAAGCAGTTTCAGTGTAAACCTATGGAAAAGCAAG GCAATGTATCAAAGAGATTATTGACTTCAG GTGAAGTCTTGGGTTCTCTTCTCTTTGTTGTAACAATAGCCTGTCTCTACCGTCTTTATGGTTCGATTAGAACAAATAAAGATCATCGAATGAAGATTGAATGTTTTTTGGAAGATTACGAAGCTCTTAAACCTACTAGATTCTCTTATAGCGATATAAGGAAGATCACCAATGAGTTTAGTGAAAAATTGGGAGAAGGAGGCTATGGAATTGTTTACAAAGGAAAAATGCCGAGTGAGATTTATGTTGCAGTAAAGGTGCTCAACAACTCCCAAGGGAATGGGGAAGAGTTCATCAATGAAGTTGGTACAATAGGGAGAATCCACCACGTCAACGTGGTCCGTTTGTTGGGTTATTGTGCCGATGGATTCAGAAGAGCTCTTGTATACGAATTCCTACCGAATGATTCACTAGAAAAGTTCATCTTCTCGGAGGGACCTAAGAGGATCTCACTATGTCGAGAAAAGATCCAAGATATTGCTTTGGGAGTAGCCAAAGGGATCGAATATCTTCATCAGGGTTGTGACCAACAAATCCTTCATTTTGATATCAAGCCAAATAACATCTTGTTAGACCACAACTTCAACCCAAAGATTTGCGATTTTGGTCTTGCCAAACTCTGTTCCAAAGAACAAAGTGCCGTTTCGATGACTGCTGTTAGGGGAACCTTGGGCTACATAGCACCTGAGGTGCTGTCCAGGACATTTGGTAGAGTATCCTACAAATCAGATGTTTATAGTTTCGGAATGCTATTGCTTGAAATGGTCGGAGGGAGGAAGAACATGGATCATACGGTAAATACGAGTCAAATGTACTTTCCTCAATGGATTTATGATCAACTAAACCGAGAGGAGATATCGGTGCATATTGAGGAAGAAGACGATGAGTCTAAGATAGCAAGGAAGCTTACAATCGTAGGACTATGGTGTATTCAGTGGTATCCTACCGATCGCCCATCTATGAAAAGTGTGGTGCAAATGTTGGAAGGAGATGGAAACAGTCTCGCCACGCCACCAAATCCGTTTCCCGCAACAAATACTCCTAAATTTACCGCAAGAACACATCAGCAAACGGAGCTAGAGATTATACCAGAATTAGTGTAG
- the LOC140808182 gene encoding rust resistance kinase Lr10-like isoform X1, translated as MSPIFRVLAFLLILCVRLGVRAADCMPTSCSRHGPIVRFPFRIKSRQPQHCGYDPSFDLYCNERDETVFKLPSLEMFSVDHIDYSSQTIRLRRNNTDQCNPQYYKFYSNLSASPFRPTPETPLIDYVMFNCSATNFQFSIYRVCLNESSYGIYAFPSDSYFDSFFFVSCIKLYKVSSAAVFVLYEKYIVLRWFEPVCGNCESRGKACSLKNYTGSKQFQCKPMEKQGNVSKRLLTSGCQNAAGEVLGSLLFVVTIACLYRLYGSIRTNKDHRMKIECFLEDYEALKPTRFSYSDIRKITNEFSEKLGEGGYGIVYKGKMPSEIYVAVKVLNNSQGNGEEFINEVGTIGRIHHVNVVRLLGYCADGFRRALVYEFLPNDSLEKFIFSEGPKRISLCREKIQDIALGVAKGIEYLHQGCDQQILHFDIKPNNILLDHNFNPKICDFGLAKLCSKEQSAVSMTAVRGTLGYIAPEVLSRTFGRVSYKSDVYSFGMLLLEMVGGRKNMDHTVNTSQMYFPQWIYDQLNREEISVHIEEEDDESKIARKLTIVGLWCIQWYPTDRPSMKSVVQMLEGDGNSLATPPNPFPATNTPKFTARTHQQTELEIIPELV; from the exons ATGTCCCCTATATTCAGAGTTCTTGCATTCTTGTTGATTTTGTGTGTACGGCTCGGTGTCAGAGCTGCTGATTGTATGCCAACCAGTTGCTCTCGACATGGTCCGATAGTTCGATTTCCCTTCAGAATAAAATCTCGACAGCCACAGCATTGTGGGTATGACCCCAGTTTCGATTTATATTGCAATGAACGCGACGAAACTGTGTTCAAACTGCCTTCCTTGGAGATGTTTTCGGTGGATCACATTGACTATTCTTCTCAAACCATCAGACTTCGTAGGAATAATACCGACCAATGTAACCCTCAATACTACAAGTTTTATTCGAACTTATCTGCCTCTCCTTTTCGACCCACCCCAGAAACCCCGCTAATAGATTATGTTATGTTTAACTGCTCTGCCACAAATTTCCAGTTCTCCATCTACAGAGTGTGTCTAAATGAATCAAGCTATGGGATCTATGCCTTTCCCTCTGATTCGTACtttgattcttttttttttgtctctTGTATCAAACTTTATAAAGTATCATCGGCTGCAGTTTTTGTTTTGTACGAAAAATATATCGTTTTGAGGTGGTTTGAACCAGTTTGTGGCAATTGCGAATCTAGAGGGAAAGCATGCAGCTTGAAAAACTACACAGGAAGCAAGCAGTTTCAGTGTAAACCTATGGAAAAGCAAG GCAATGTATCAAAGAGATTATTGACTTCAG GTTGCCAAAATGCTGCAGGTGAAGTCTTGGGTTCTCTTCTCTTTGTTGTAACAATAGCCTGTCTCTACCGTCTTTATGGTTCGATTAGAACAAATAAAGATCATCGAATGAAGATTGAATGTTTTTTGGAAGATTACGAAGCTCTTAAACCTACTAGATTCTCTTATAGCGATATAAGGAAGATCACCAATGAGTTTAGTGAAAAATTGGGAGAAGGAGGCTATGGAATTGTTTACAAAGGAAAAATGCCGAGTGAGATTTATGTTGCAGTAAAGGTGCTCAACAACTCCCAAGGGAATGGGGAAGAGTTCATCAATGAAGTTGGTACAATAGGGAGAATCCACCACGTCAACGTGGTCCGTTTGTTGGGTTATTGTGCCGATGGATTCAGAAGAGCTCTTGTATACGAATTCCTACCGAATGATTCACTAGAAAAGTTCATCTTCTCGGAGGGACCTAAGAGGATCTCACTATGTCGAGAAAAGATCCAAGATATTGCTTTGGGAGTAGCCAAAGGGATCGAATATCTTCATCAGGGTTGTGACCAACAAATCCTTCATTTTGATATCAAGCCAAATAACATCTTGTTAGACCACAACTTCAACCCAAAGATTTGCGATTTTGGTCTTGCCAAACTCTGTTCCAAAGAACAAAGTGCCGTTTCGATGACTGCTGTTAGGGGAACCTTGGGCTACATAGCACCTGAGGTGCTGTCCAGGACATTTGGTAGAGTATCCTACAAATCAGATGTTTATAGTTTCGGAATGCTATTGCTTGAAATGGTCGGAGGGAGGAAGAACATGGATCATACGGTAAATACGAGTCAAATGTACTTTCCTCAATGGATTTATGATCAACTAAACCGAGAGGAGATATCGGTGCATATTGAGGAAGAAGACGATGAGTCTAAGATAGCAAGGAAGCTTACAATCGTAGGACTATGGTGTATTCAGTGGTATCCTACCGATCGCCCATCTATGAAAAGTGTGGTGCAAATGTTGGAAGGAGATGGAAACAGTCTCGCCACGCCACCAAATCCGTTTCCCGCAACAAATACTCCTAAATTTACCGCAAGAACACATCAGCAAACGGAGCTAGAGATTATACCAGAATTAGTGTAG
- the LOC140806849 gene encoding uncharacterized protein: MYVSENYLLLLTCLVLIHFIRTLSYAEQYCPKNSSCNPSACGSIHCISYPFRLKDDPEYCGHHNRDYEISCENNTTASVYVDKYKYHVRAINYINHTISLADPSIKKNDSCSFPTYSPNWSKLDDFSFPSGYKVSINRYPRETLLQTGMVWPVTFLSCPDPMNDPLFTGTNKCVSSSSNTSNIHRHTYIKSGDMDPRDLGDMCRIDLVVMTSLPLVYEAAKNDISLLKIHESLLYGFELSWSVALCECKAEESCFFDGTAAACTAGCPIFNGYQMFVLELMIRIWTWRPFLHIKQRSPRCFYPRYYEILLGVLIILVYSTVVYLALRILVGVPFLLSLIIYKLRRRHLSMFDLIEGFLQSHNHLMPIRYSYSNIKKMTRGFREKLGQGGYGSVYKGKLRSGYIVAVKVLNNPSTNAQDFINEVATIGRIHHMNVVKLVGYCIERSKCALVYDFMPNGSLEKHIYTEKTGYSSLSWDRKYEIAVGVARGIEYLHRGCDIQILHFDIKPHNILLDDKFNPKISDFGLAKFYSTEKNTVTLTAARGTIGYVAPELINRSIGGVSYKADVYSFGMLLVEMVGLKKDLVANGDNSSQYFPHWIYDCLNEGKDIEIAKVDEIDDECKRKITRMTTVALWCIQMSPDNRPSMSKVLEMLESEAELLQIPPHPSEFDEQVAQNKDQTWETY, from the exons ATGTACGTCAGTGAAAATTATCTCCTACTTCTGACATGTTTGGTCCTAATCCATTTCATTCGAACGCTGTCCTATGCAGAGCAGTACTGTCCGAAAAACTCCTCTTGCAACCCTTCTGCATGTGGGAGTATCCATTGTATTAGCTATCCCTTCCGACTAAAAGATGATCCAGAATACTGTGGTCATCATAACCGCGACTACGAAATATCATGTGAAAACAATACCACTGCTTCAGTGTATGTTGATAAGTACAAATACCATGTGCGAGCAATCAATTACATAAACCACACCATCAGCCTTGCTGATCCTTCCATTAAAAAAAATGACTCTTGCTCATTCCCTACGTATTCACCGAATTGGTCGAAACTCGATGATTTTTCTTTTCCTTCTGGGTATAAAGTTAGCATCAACAGATACCCGAGAGAGACCTTGCTGCAGACTGGGATGGTATGGCCTGTGACTTTCTTGAGCTGCCCAGATCCGATGAATGATCCTCTCTTCACCGGAACGAATAAGTGTGTCTCATCGTCCTCAAATACATCAAATATACATCGTCACACATACATAAAATCTGGCGACATGGATCCAAGGGATCTTGGGGATATGTGTAGAATAGACCTCGTTGTGATGACATCGTTGCCACTCGTTTATGAGGCTGCCAAAAATGATATTTCTCTTTTGAAAATCCATGAATCTTTGCTATATGGATTTGAACTTTCATGGTCGGTTGCATTATGTGAGTGCAAAGCAGAGGAAAGTTGTTTTTTTGATGGAACCGCGGCTGCATGTACAGCCGGTTGTCCTATATTTAATGGCTACCAGATGTTCGTCTTAG AGTTAATGATCCGGATATGGACATGGCGCCCTTTTCTTCATATCAAACAAC GGTCTCCAAGATGCTTTTATCCACGGTATTACGAAATACTTTTGG GGGTGCTCATAATTCTTGTGTATTCTACTG TGGTATATCTTGCATTGAGGATACTAGTGGGGGTGCCTTTCTTGCTCAGTCTCATAATCTACAAACTTAGAAGGCGGCATTTGTCTATGTTTGATTTAATAGAAGGATTCTTGCAAAGTCACAACCACCTCATGCCAATCAGGTACTCCTACTCCAACATAAAGAAGATGACAAGAGGATTTAGAGAAAAATTGGGCCAAGGAGGATATGGTTCTGTTTACAAAGGAAAGCTTCGAAGTGGCTATATAGTAGCAGTAAAAGTGTTGAACAATCCTAGCACAAATGCACAAGACTTCATCAATGAAGTTGCCACCATTGGAAGGATTCATCATATGAATGTGGTTAAACTTGTTGGATATTGCATAGAAAGATCAAAGTGTGCTCTTGTATATGATTTCATGCCTAATGGTTCACTCGAGAAACATATCTATACTGAAAAAACAGGATATAGTTCATTAAGTTGGGATAGGAAGTATGAGATTGCAGTTGGAGTGGCACGAGGGATCGAGTATTTGCACCGGGGTTGTGATATCCAAATCTTGCATTTTGACATCAAGCCTCACAACATACTTTTGGATGATAAATTCAACCCGAAAATCTCTGATTTCGGCCTTGCAAAATTTTACTCCACTGAAAAAAATACTGTGACTCTAACTGCAGCTAGGGGTACTATAGGTTATGTGGCTCCTGAACTAATCAACAGAAGCATCGGTGGGGTCTCATATAAAGCTGATGTATACAGCTTTGGAATGTTGCTAGTGGAAATGGTTGGTCTCAAAAAAGACTTGGTAGCGAACGGTGACAATTCCAGTCAGTATTTTCCACATTGGATTTATGATTGTTTAAATGAAGGTAAAGATATTGAAATCGCAAAagttgatgagattgatgatgaaTGTAAGAGAAAAATCACGAGAATGACAACAGTTGCGTTGTGGTGCATACAAATGAGTCCAGATAATCGACCTTCTATGAGTAAAGTATTGGAAATGCTTGAAAGTGAAGCTGAACTACTGCAAATCCCACCTCATCCTTCTGAATTTGATGAGCAGGTGGCACAAAATAAGGATCAAACATGGGAAACATACTGA
- the LOC140808228 gene encoding translocase of chloroplast 34-like isoform X2 — protein MAAQLIREWTAIQQFPAATQEKLVDLLSKLKNQNVSTLTILVIGKSGVGKSSTVNSIIGERVVTVSAFQSETPRPVMVSRSRSGFTLNIIDTPGLVEGGYVSDQVLDTIKRFLLNKRIDALLYVDRLDAYRVDNLDKQVVKAITDSFGKEIWHKALVVLTHAQLSPPDGLSYEEFFSKRSESLLRCVRQGAQISKKNAKSFAIPVALVENSGRCNKNESDEKILPTGSPWIPNLVHMITDMALNGKDGILVDKKLIEGPNANDRGKIFIPVILAFQYLLVIKPIQKWIKDDVVRETKPSWA, from the exons ATGGCTGCACAATTAATTAGAGAATGGACGGCGATTCAGCAATTTCCTGCCGCCACTCAGGAAAAATTGGTTGACTTGTTGTCAAAATTGAAGAATCAG AATGTGAGCACATTGACGATCCTTGTTATTGGGAAAAGTGGAGTTGGAAAATCTTCCACAGTTAATTCGATTATAGGGGAACGAGTGGTCACTGTTAGTGCTTTTCAG TCAGAAACTCCAAGGCCTGTAATGGTTTCAAGGTCACGATCAGGTTTTACACTAAACATTATCGACACCCCAGGGCTTGTTGAAGGGGGATATGTCAGTGACCAGGTGCTGGATACCATTAAAAG ATTCCTTTTGAACAAGAGGATTGATGCTTTACTTTATGTGGACCGTTTGGATGCATACAGAGTTGATAATTTAGACAAACAGGTTGTGAAAGCCATTACTGACAGTTTTGGCAAAGAAATATGGCATAAAGCATTGGTTGTTCTTACACATGCTCAGCTCTCACCTCCGGATGGACTGAGTTATGAGGAATTCTTTTCCAAAAGATCCGAGTCTCTTTTGAGATGTGTTCGACAAGGAGCTCAGATAAGCAAAAAAAATGCCAAG AGCTTTGCTATTCCTGTTGCTTTGGTTGAGAACAGTGGGAGGTGTAACAAGAATGAAAGTGATGAAAAG ATTTTACCGACCGGCAGTCCTTGGATTCCGAATTTGGTCCATATGATAACCGATATGGCCTTGAACGGAAAGGATGGTATTCTAGTTGACAAGAAGTTGATTGAAGGGCCAAATGCGAATGACCGAGGAAAGATATTTATCCCAGTCATCTTAGCATTCCAA TACTTACTTGTGATCAAACCAATTCAAAAGTGGATCAAAGACGATGTTGTGAGAGAGACGAAGCCTTCGTGGGCATGA
- the LOC140808228 gene encoding translocase of chloroplast 34-like isoform X1: MAAQLIREWTAIQQFPAATQEKLVDLLSKLKNQNVSTLTILVIGKSGVGKSSTVNSIIGERVVTVSAFQSETPRPVMVSRSRSGFTLNIIDTPGLVEGGYVSDQVLDTIKSFLGRFLLNKRIDALLYVDRLDAYRVDNLDKQVVKAITDSFGKEIWHKALVVLTHAQLSPPDGLSYEEFFSKRSESLLRCVRQGAQISKKNAKSFAIPVALVENSGRCNKNESDEKILPTGSPWIPNLVHMITDMALNGKDGILVDKKLIEGPNANDRGKIFIPVILAFQYLLVIKPIQKWIKDDVVRETKPSWA; this comes from the exons ATGGCTGCACAATTAATTAGAGAATGGACGGCGATTCAGCAATTTCCTGCCGCCACTCAGGAAAAATTGGTTGACTTGTTGTCAAAATTGAAGAATCAG AATGTGAGCACATTGACGATCCTTGTTATTGGGAAAAGTGGAGTTGGAAAATCTTCCACAGTTAATTCGATTATAGGGGAACGAGTGGTCACTGTTAGTGCTTTTCAG TCAGAAACTCCAAGGCCTGTAATGGTTTCAAGGTCACGATCAGGTTTTACACTAAACATTATCGACACCCCAGGGCTTGTTGAAGGGGGATATGTCAGTGACCAGGTGCTGGATACCATTAAAAG CTTTCTGGGCAGATTCCTTTTGAACAAGAGGATTGATGCTTTACTTTATGTGGACCGTTTGGATGCATACAGAGTTGATAATTTAGACAAACAGGTTGTGAAAGCCATTACTGACAGTTTTGGCAAAGAAATATGGCATAAAGCATTGGTTGTTCTTACACATGCTCAGCTCTCACCTCCGGATGGACTGAGTTATGAGGAATTCTTTTCCAAAAGATCCGAGTCTCTTTTGAGATGTGTTCGACAAGGAGCTCAGATAAGCAAAAAAAATGCCAAG AGCTTTGCTATTCCTGTTGCTTTGGTTGAGAACAGTGGGAGGTGTAACAAGAATGAAAGTGATGAAAAG ATTTTACCGACCGGCAGTCCTTGGATTCCGAATTTGGTCCATATGATAACCGATATGGCCTTGAACGGAAAGGATGGTATTCTAGTTGACAAGAAGTTGATTGAAGGGCCAAATGCGAATGACCGAGGAAAGATATTTATCCCAGTCATCTTAGCATTCCAA TACTTACTTGTGATCAAACCAATTCAAAAGTGGATCAAAGACGATGTTGTGAGAGAGACGAAGCCTTCGTGGGCATGA